In Gracilimonas sp., a single window of DNA contains:
- a CDS encoding S9 family peptidase, whose product MKVLKLSVLLLVICSVTSVAQDKQPIEFTHLFDGTFSPNNVQNVRWMNDGGYYSATNENKIIRFNIVDGTERTLFDGADFEGSDGERPFNIQGYQFSADESKLLIKTDIERIWRRSTRENYYVYDIGADELSKLTQSEEKQQYAELSPQGDRAAFVRDNNLFWVDLETGVETQITDDGEFNKIINGAADWVYEEEFGFAKAWFWSPDGNRIGFYKFNEERVQEFFMTEWDGLYPEAVKFKYPKAGEDNSIVSIHVYHLDSGETVTMDIGDETDQYIPRINWTNDNNLLAIRRMNRLQNKLDLLFANAETGSSEVILTEESDTWIDIHDNLHFLSNGKQFITTSDKDGYNHVYLYNMEGEELQQVTNGEWDVTSLLGHDERNYRLYYVGTEESSLERHLYSVRVDGKRKEKLTEGAGWHSINMSRDFKYYIDNWADYNKPPVVSLHRQDGREVRTIEANTELAGKMEEYSLIQKEFLTLDINGAQLNAYMMKPVDFDSTRQYPLLMYVYGGPGSQTVTRRFESGVRPMWHQYLANQGYIVVSVDNRGTGGRGRDFKKQTYKKLGQLETADQIEAAKYFSQLSFVDANRIGIWGWSYGGYMSSLALAEGADVFSTAIAVAPVTHWKYYDTIYTERFMQTPQLNPEGYKEGSPLTKAEQIEGNYLLVHGTGDDNVHYQNAVEMVDALIAGDVHFDLMIYPNRNHGIYGGNTSRHLYRMMNEFILENL is encoded by the coding sequence ATGAAAGTACTGAAGCTGTCTGTCTTATTACTTGTAATATGTTCTGTTACCTCCGTTGCCCAGGATAAGCAACCGATTGAATTTACCCACCTTTTTGATGGCACTTTTTCTCCTAACAATGTACAAAATGTGCGTTGGATGAATGATGGAGGATATTATTCTGCCACTAACGAAAACAAAATCATCCGTTTTAATATAGTGGATGGAACAGAACGGACATTGTTTGATGGCGCTGATTTTGAAGGAAGTGACGGAGAGCGCCCCTTTAATATTCAGGGCTATCAATTTTCTGCCGATGAATCAAAATTGCTTATTAAAACCGATATTGAGCGAATCTGGAGACGAAGTACCCGTGAAAATTATTATGTGTATGATATTGGGGCCGATGAGCTTTCAAAACTGACACAGTCGGAGGAAAAACAACAATACGCTGAACTTTCACCCCAGGGAGACCGTGCGGCTTTTGTAAGAGACAATAATTTATTTTGGGTTGACCTTGAGACAGGTGTGGAAACTCAAATTACCGATGATGGTGAATTCAATAAAATTATTAATGGAGCTGCTGACTGGGTTTATGAAGAAGAATTTGGTTTTGCAAAAGCATGGTTTTGGTCGCCGGATGGTAATCGGATTGGATTCTATAAATTCAATGAAGAGCGTGTTCAAGAGTTTTTTATGACTGAATGGGACGGATTATATCCGGAAGCGGTTAAGTTCAAATATCCGAAAGCCGGGGAGGATAATTCCATAGTATCTATTCATGTATACCATCTCGATTCCGGGGAAACTGTTACCATGGATATTGGCGATGAAACCGACCAATACATTCCCAGAATTAACTGGACAAATGATAACAACTTACTTGCCATACGAAGGATGAATCGTCTTCAAAACAAGCTGGATCTGTTATTTGCTAATGCGGAAACAGGTTCCTCTGAGGTGATATTGACTGAAGAGAGTGACACTTGGATTGATATTCATGATAACCTGCATTTTTTAAGCAATGGAAAACAGTTTATAACTACCAGCGACAAGGATGGTTATAATCATGTGTATTTGTACAATATGGAAGGAGAAGAACTTCAGCAGGTAACCAACGGTGAATGGGATGTGACAAGTTTGCTCGGTCATGATGAGCGAAATTACCGTTTGTATTATGTGGGAACTGAAGAATCTTCGTTGGAGAGGCATCTATACAGTGTACGGGTAGATGGGAAAAGAAAAGAAAAATTGACGGAAGGCGCGGGTTGGCACAGCATCAATATGAGCCGTGACTTTAAGTATTACATTGATAATTGGGCAGATTATAATAAACCTCCCGTTGTTTCTTTGCATCGTCAAGACGGAAGAGAAGTCCGCACGATTGAAGCAAATACTGAACTGGCAGGAAAAATGGAAGAATACAGCCTGATTCAAAAAGAATTTTTGACACTGGATATAAACGGTGCCCAATTAAATGCATATATGATGAAACCGGTTGATTTTGACTCTACACGACAGTACCCGCTGCTGATGTATGTATATGGTGGCCCCGGCAGTCAAACGGTCACTCGTAGATTTGAAAGTGGTGTACGCCCTATGTGGCATCAATATCTTGCAAACCAGGGATATATTGTGGTTTCGGTCGACAATCGCGGTACCGGAGGTCGTGGTCGTGATTTTAAAAAGCAGACGTATAAGAAATTAGGACAGCTGGAAACAGCCGATCAAATTGAGGCGGCTAAGTATTTTTCTCAACTGTCCTTTGTAGATGCAAATCGGATTGGAATTTGGGGATGGAGTTATGGCGGCTATATGTCTTCCCTGGCCCTGGCAGAAGGAGCAGATGTATTCAGTACTGCCATAGCGGTTGCTCCCGTAACACACTGGAAATATTATGACACCATTTATACCGAGCGGTTTATGCAAACTCCCCAGCTGAACCCGGAAGGTTACAAAGAAGGTTCTCCGTTGACAAAGGCAGAACAAATTGAAGGAAATTACTTATTGGTTCATGGCACCGGAGATGATAACGTACATTATCAAAATGCCGTTGAGATGGTTGATGCCTTGATAGCCGGAGATGTGCATTTTGACCTGATGATTTATCCCAACCGGAATCATGGCATTTATGGGGGAAATACCAGCCGCCATCTGTACCGAATGATGAATGAGTTTATTTTAGAAAATCTATAA
- a CDS encoding YiiD C-terminal domain-containing protein, with the protein MTKQEIEQYLYKHIPITKSLGVKAVAFSEEEVKFEAPLSNNINHRSTAFGGSISSLLITTGWSYLRMLFDDRDSIPRIVIGRSATNYLKPISSDFLSELVIPKKEILKNFMEMFDRFGKARITLNAQIKKEGNVMAEFEGDFVVMANK; encoded by the coding sequence ATGACCAAACAAGAAATAGAGCAATATTTATATAAACACATCCCAATAACAAAATCATTGGGGGTGAAAGCCGTGGCTTTTTCCGAAGAGGAGGTGAAATTTGAAGCTCCATTGTCGAATAACATCAATCATCGCTCTACGGCGTTTGGCGGGAGCATAAGCAGCTTGTTGATTACAACCGGGTGGTCATATCTAAGAATGTTGTTTGACGACCGGGACTCAATACCACGAATTGTGATCGGCAGAAGTGCTACCAATTATTTGAAACCTATAAGTTCTGATTTTCTCTCGGAGCTGGTTATACCCAAAAAAGAGATATTGAAGAATTTTATGGAAATGTTTGATCGATTTGGAAAGGCTCGAATTACGTTAAACGCGCAGATTAAAAAAGAAGGGAACGTAATGGCTGAGTTTGAAGGGGATTTTGTGGTGATGGCTAATAAATGA
- a CDS encoding dihydroorotase, translating to MLLKNLKPVSNSHKGKDTVDIRIEEDVIKEIGTGLKAKKGEDTHDFKGAYVSPGWMDMHVHLREPGFEHKETIKTGCDAAAFGGFTAIACMPNTKPATHTRDVVEFIIKKAEKLPVDVHPIACVTKERKGESIAEMADLKEGGAVAFSDDGDPVYNSQVMRVALEYSSMLGMPIINHEEDLDLSRPGHMNESKVSTRLGLDGTPAIAEEVMIARDIMLAEYTGGHIHVAHISTKNAVDLVRKAKKKGIKVTTEVCAHHFDLTDEEIDRTNYDTNFKMHPPLRTQEDVDAMVEGLVDGTIDAICTDHAPHAIEEKEVEFIYAPNGIIGLETAWSVSNKRLLQTKKLNLQQLMEKLVYNPRKILNLEIPEIKEGAKANLTFFNSDEEWTFTPKNVRSKSKNSPYLNEKLQGRAVGIFNKGQLVLNELR from the coding sequence ATGCTCCTCAAAAACCTGAAACCTGTCAGCAATTCCCATAAAGGTAAAGATACCGTTGATATCCGCATTGAGGAGGATGTAATCAAAGAAATAGGAACCGGATTAAAGGCCAAGAAAGGAGAAGATACGCACGATTTCAAAGGCGCCTATGTGTCGCCCGGGTGGATGGATATGCATGTTCATCTGCGCGAACCGGGCTTTGAACATAAAGAAACCATCAAAACAGGATGTGATGCAGCAGCTTTTGGGGGTTTTACAGCCATAGCCTGTATGCCGAACACCAAGCCGGCTACACATACACGTGATGTGGTAGAATTCATTATCAAAAAAGCAGAGAAATTACCGGTTGATGTTCATCCCATAGCTTGCGTTACCAAAGAGCGGAAGGGGGAATCTATTGCCGAAATGGCGGATTTAAAAGAAGGCGGTGCAGTTGCATTCAGTGATGACGGCGACCCGGTGTATAATTCTCAAGTGATGCGAGTGGCCCTGGAGTATTCGTCAATGTTAGGCATGCCAATTATAAACCACGAAGAAGACCTGGATTTATCCAGACCGGGACATATGAATGAGAGCAAAGTTTCGACCCGGCTTGGCTTGGATGGTACACCGGCAATTGCAGAGGAGGTAATGATAGCTCGCGATATTATGCTGGCAGAATATACCGGCGGGCATATTCACGTTGCACATATCAGTACTAAAAATGCTGTGGATTTGGTGCGGAAGGCTAAGAAGAAAGGAATTAAGGTGACCACCGAAGTCTGTGCTCATCACTTTGATTTGACGGATGAAGAAATTGACCGTACAAATTACGATACCAATTTTAAAATGCACCCCCCATTACGCACTCAGGAAGACGTGGATGCGATGGTGGAAGGTTTAGTGGATGGAACCATTGATGCAATTTGTACTGATCATGCCCCACATGCGATTGAGGAAAAAGAAGTAGAGTTTATTTACGCCCCTAATGGAATCATAGGATTGGAAACGGCATGGTCTGTTTCGAATAAACGATTGCTGCAAACCAAGAAATTAAATCTTCAACAATTGATGGAGAAACTGGTATACAATCCTCGTAAAATTCTGAACCTGGAAATTCCGGAAATCAAAGAAGGAGCTAAAGCCAACCTTACTTTTTTCAATTCGGACGAAGAATGGACATTCACACCGAAAAACGTTCGATCCAAGTCGAAGAATTCTCCTTATCTAAATGAAAAATTACAGGGAAGAGCGGTTGGGATTTTTAACAAAGGGCAATTAGTGCTAAACGAACTTCGTTAG
- the accD gene encoding acetyl-CoA carboxylase, carboxyltransferase subunit beta has translation MSWFKRKDENIQTDTRKEMPEGVWIKVPTTGETIHRRELEDNLWVDPLSGYHFRIGSEKYFDIIFDKGKFEELGHEIQPTDPLEFEDRKKYKDRLKEYQEKTGLSDAARVGVGKMNKLDIVVACMDFSFIGGSMGSVVGERLGVAIDHARENKFPLIIISQTGGARMMESVLSLMQMAKTSAKLAQLEEAKVPYISYMTDPTTGGVTASYAMLGDFNVAEPGALIGFAGPRVIRQTIGRDLPEGFQTAEYLLEHGFLDFIVPRNEMKAKLTKLLKLVLHKK, from the coding sequence ATGTCCTGGTTTAAAAGAAAAGACGAAAACATCCAAACTGACACTCGAAAAGAAATGCCGGAAGGTGTTTGGATTAAAGTACCCACTACCGGTGAAACCATTCATAGGCGAGAGCTTGAAGATAACCTTTGGGTAGATCCGTTAAGCGGCTATCACTTCAGGATTGGAAGTGAAAAATATTTTGATATTATTTTCGATAAAGGAAAGTTTGAGGAATTGGGGCATGAAATTCAGCCTACCGACCCTCTTGAATTTGAAGACCGCAAAAAATACAAAGATCGGCTCAAGGAATATCAGGAAAAAACAGGCCTGTCTGATGCCGCACGGGTTGGAGTCGGTAAAATGAATAAACTCGATATTGTGGTTGCCTGTATGGATTTTTCATTTATTGGCGGAAGTATGGGTTCGGTAGTTGGTGAGCGACTTGGAGTTGCCATAGATCATGCCCGAGAAAATAAATTCCCCTTGATTATTATTTCTCAAACCGGTGGGGCACGTATGATGGAAAGTGTACTCAGCTTAATGCAGATGGCAAAAACTTCAGCTAAACTTGCTCAGCTGGAAGAAGCAAAGGTACCTTACATTTCTTATATGACCGACCCAACCACCGGAGGTGTAACTGCTAGTTATGCTATGCTGGGAGATTTTAATGTTGCCGAGCCCGGCGCTTTAATTGGTTTTGCCGGTCCGCGGGTTATTCGCCAAACCATAGGCCGGGATTTGCCGGAAGGGTTTCAGACGGCAGAATATTTATTGGAACATGGATTCCTGGATTTCATTGTACCAAGAAATGAGATGAAAGCAAAGCTTACCAAGTTGCTGAAACTCGTTCTCCATAAAAAATAA
- the tsaB gene encoding tRNA (adenosine(37)-N6)-threonylcarbamoyltransferase complex dimerization subunit type 1 TsaB translates to MILAIETATNICSVCFQDSEGKVYEKRTERKGSHSELLFLFIRELMKEYSFKMSDLDAVLVSTGPGSYTGLRIAASAVKGMLFGVNVDVYAANTLAGFAQSAKEGNIHAVINARRKHLYYQEFKKDNVLSAVSESQILEISEIQEKLSPGDYIIGTGIERLDAKKMEEVKIMDSTVITSKTLISLFNGDEKEYFFAKTTAEELESNYLSSSQVNNTSL, encoded by the coding sequence ATGATACTCGCCATAGAGACGGCCACAAATATTTGCTCGGTTTGCTTTCAGGATAGCGAAGGCAAGGTTTATGAAAAAAGAACTGAACGTAAAGGCTCTCATTCTGAATTACTTTTTCTATTTATCAGGGAATTAATGAAGGAATATTCATTTAAGATGAGTGATTTGGATGCAGTTTTGGTAAGTACAGGCCCCGGGTCTTATACCGGACTAAGAATAGCAGCCAGTGCAGTAAAAGGGATGCTTTTTGGGGTGAATGTGGATGTTTATGCGGCCAATACATTGGCAGGGTTTGCGCAGTCTGCAAAAGAAGGAAATATTCATGCAGTAATCAACGCTCGCCGAAAACATCTGTATTATCAGGAATTTAAGAAAGATAATGTGTTATCAGCCGTTTCTGAGTCACAAATTTTGGAAATCTCCGAAATTCAAGAGAAACTGTCTCCCGGAGATTATATTATTGGAACAGGAATTGAACGATTAGATGCAAAAAAAATGGAAGAGGTAAAAATTATGGATTCGACGGTCATTACCTCAAAAACGTTGATTTCACTTTTTAACGGTGATGAAAAAGAATATTTTTTTGCTAAAACAACAGCTGAGGAACTTGAGTCCAACTATTTAAGTAGCAGTCAGGTAAATAATACCTCTCTGTAA
- the obgE gene encoding GTPase ObgE: MRFADYAKIYVTAGRGGDGALHFRREKYVPKGGPDGGDGGKGGDVKLVGNPQLNTILDLRYRKYIKAEHGENGAKSRMTGSDGDPEILEVPLGTVVYDAETKERLGEITEEGEELVIAKGGKGGLGNWHFKSSTNQTPQFAQEGKPGEERVVELELKLIADVGLVGFPNAGKSTLLSVLSHAKPKIADYPFTTLEPNLGVVKFSDYRSFVMADIPGIIEEAHEGKGLGIQFLRHIERNNVLLFMVSAMTDIEYEYNALLNELKSYRKDLLDKPRVLAITKMDLKQGFELEEELHFDDEIPVIPISSATGHGIDELREKLWEMIQHAKEQEKEQEKT, translated from the coding sequence ATGCGCTTCGCTGATTACGCTAAAATTTATGTGACTGCAGGACGAGGTGGAGATGGAGCTCTTCATTTTCGGAGAGAAAAATATGTACCCAAAGGAGGTCCTGACGGAGGCGATGGTGGCAAAGGGGGCGATGTAAAGCTGGTGGGAAATCCACAGCTCAACACCATTCTTGATCTTAGATACCGGAAATATATTAAAGCTGAGCATGGTGAAAATGGAGCAAAAAGTCGGATGACCGGCTCAGATGGTGATCCTGAAATTTTGGAAGTTCCGCTCGGTACGGTGGTTTATGATGCTGAAACCAAAGAACGATTAGGTGAAATCACCGAAGAGGGAGAAGAATTGGTAATAGCCAAAGGAGGTAAAGGCGGGTTAGGAAACTGGCACTTCAAAAGTTCTACAAATCAAACTCCACAGTTTGCTCAGGAAGGCAAACCCGGTGAAGAGCGTGTAGTTGAATTAGAATTGAAATTGATTGCTGATGTAGGATTAGTCGGATTCCCGAATGCCGGTAAAAGCACATTACTTTCAGTTCTTTCTCATGCAAAGCCTAAAATTGCAGATTATCCATTTACAACATTGGAGCCTAATTTGGGAGTAGTAAAATTTTCGGATTACCGAAGTTTTGTGATGGCAGATATTCCCGGAATTATAGAAGAAGCACATGAAGGAAAAGGTCTTGGAATTCAATTCCTGAGGCACATAGAGCGTAATAATGTATTATTGTTTATGGTAAGTGCCATGACCGATATCGAGTATGAATACAATGCGTTGCTTAATGAGCTTAAGTCATATCGAAAAGATTTGCTGGACAAACCTCGAGTGTTAGCTATCACTAAGATGGATTTAAAACAAGGGTTTGAGTTAGAAGAAGAACTTCACTTTGATGATGAAATTCCCGTTATTCCTATTTCTTCAGCCACCGGTCATGGTATCGATGAGCTAAGAGAGAAACTTTGGGAAATGATTCAACATGCTAAAGAACAAGAAAAGGAACAAGAAAAAACTTAG